From a single Silene latifolia isolate original U9 population chromosome 6, ASM4854445v1, whole genome shotgun sequence genomic region:
- the LOC141587434 gene encoding uncharacterized protein LOC141587434 translates to MIRRRRSEFPDDDAFDEHLRQLNAQGSIRRPLIYDREYRHRRALGFYENFNEVDDGTDVSTWPARRMACGVSPSVVALSCTPDEGGKQIRSSGIILKHRIIVEHPDEDEDLDEYEDQYGKKVKVKVFENILSSSYIIGGRSALGLNVDVFLPSGKKVVGSVLYVDLQHNVVLISVAPLDDVRSVSLSTEFVELGDGVLSLGRHPVDGLMVSRGQIRTRNDDLDSDDLMSSTCTISERGIGGPLVLRSSGAVVGMNVYVNKKSSSFIPSILLSHYLDNLLTNGEILRPWLGFKTRNLNEKKLVDLEAVYRKFPSTNGIFVTDVAKGSPADRAGICVDDIITLCSGICPSSSVELADLLLKLGKASLGKISTDERKRKRKHRSIKVAIQRPATSTMFRRKIKFEYFASPVVNSWPVVVPLDISVGKVVHDFSSAVARFRPTENLQLGKSGEQSKVFGLDSSWLKIVKKKKKVLIKVYKTGRKSGPDSNSRPIDNPETC, encoded by the exons ATGATTAGGCGGAGAAGATCCGAGTTCCCGGATGACGATGCGTTTGACGAGCATCTCCGCCAATTGAACG ccCAAGGATCCATTAGGCGGCCTCTGATATACGATCGTGAGTATAGAC ATCGTCGAGCCCTGGGTTTTTACGAGAACTTCAACGAAGTTGATGATGGGACTGATGTTTCAACTTGGCCTGCGCGGAGGATGGCTTGTGGAGTTTCACCTTCCGTTGTTGCTCTTTCTTGCACTCCAG ATGAAGGTGGAAAGCAAATCCGCAGCTCAGGTATTATTTTGAAGCACCGGATTATAGTGGAGCACCCGGATGAGGATGAGGATTTAGATGAGTATGAGGACCAGTACGGGAAGAAGGTCAAGGTCAAGGTCTTTGAGAACATACTATCATCCTCATACATCATTGGAGGTCGTTCAGCACTAGGACTAAAC GTCGATGTTTTCCTTCCTAGTGGAAAGAAAGTAGTTGGAAGCGTTTTGTATGTCGATCTACAGCATAATGTGGTGCTCATTAGTGTCGCTCCTCTAGATGACGTTAGGAGTGTTAGTCTAAGCACAGAGTTCGTGGAGTTGGGTGATGGAGTGTTGTCGTTAGGTCGTCATCCTGTAGATGGTCTTATGGTTTCACGAGGCCAAATTCGGACAAGGAATGATGATCTAGACTCAGATGACTTGATGTCATCTACTTGTACCATTTCCGAG aGAGGTATTGGTGGGCCTTTAGTTCTTCGATCATCAGGAGCTGTTGTTGGTATGAATGTGTACGTTAATAAGAAATCGTCTTCATTCATACCAAGTATCTTGTTGTCTCATTACTTGGACAACTTATTGACGAATGG TGAAATATTGCGTCCTTGGCTTGGGTTCAAAACAAGAAATTTGAACGAAAAGAAACTTGTAGACTTGGAAGCTGTATACCGAAAATTCCCTTCAACGAATGGAATTTTCGTGACTGAT GTGGCAAAAGGATCTCCAGCAGATCGTGCGGGAATTTGTGTCGACGATATCATTACTTTGTGTAGTGGTATTTGTCCGAGTTCATCTGTGGAG CTTGCCGATTTACTTCTCAAGTTAGGCAAAGCGAGTCTTGGAAAAATATCAACTGACGAGAGAAAGAGGAAGAGAAAGCATAGGAGTATTAAG GTTGCAATACAAAGGCCAGCAACTTCTACAATGTTTCGTCGAAAAATAAAATTCGAATACTTCGCCTCTCCGGTTGTTAACAG TTGGCCAGTAGTAGTACCTCTCGATATCTCGGTTGGTAAAGTCGTACATGACTTTAGCAGTGCAGTCGCAAGGTTCCGTCCTACTGAAAACCTTCAGCTTGGCAAGAGCGGTGAGCAAAGTAAGGTTTTTGGCCTTGATTCATCTTG GTTGAAAattgtgaagaagaagaagaaggtacTCATCAAAGTGTATAAAACAGGACGCAAGTCAG GTCCTGACTCCAACAGTCGCCCCATAGACAATCCAGAAACTTGTTGA